In Ailuropoda melanoleuca isolate Jingjing chromosome 7, ASM200744v2, whole genome shotgun sequence, one genomic interval encodes:
- the SLITRK6 gene encoding SLIT and NTRK-like protein 6 — MKLWIHLLYSSLLACISSQSESPMSSARGSCDSLCNCEEKDGAMLINCEEKGIKKLSQISVPPSRPFHLSLLNNGLTMLHTNDFSGLTNAISIHLGFNNIADIETGAFNGLGLLKQLHINHNSLEILKEDTFHGLENLEFLQADNNFITVIEPSAFSKLNRLKVLILNDNAIESLPPNIFRFVPLTHLDLRGNQLQTLPYVGFLEHIGRILDLQLEDNKWVCNCDLLELKIWLENMPPQSVIGDVVCNSPPFFKGSILSRLKKESICPTPPVYEEHEDPSGSLHLAVTSSISDSRMSTKTTSLLKPATKAPVLIPYITKPFTQLPGPYCPIPCNCKVLSPSGLLVHCQERNIESLSDLKPPPQNPRKLVLAGNIIHTLVKSDLVEYFTLEMLHLGNNRIEVLEEGSFMNLTRLQKLYLNGNHLTKLSRGMFLGLHNLEYLYLEYNAVKEILPGTFNPMPKLKVLYLNNNLLQVLPPHIFSGVSLMRINLKTNQFTHLPVSNILDDLDLLTQIDLEDNPWDCSCDLVGLQQWLQKLSKNTVTDDILCTSPEHLDKKELKALTSELLCPGLVNNPSLPTQTSYIIVSTPTTTTTADTILRSLTDAVPLSVLILGLLIVFITIVFCAAGIVVLVLHRRRRYKKKQADEQMRDNSPVHLQYSMYGHKTTHHTTERPTASLYEQHMVSPMVHVYRSPSFGPKHLEEEEERNEKDGSEVKHLQRSLLERENHSPLTGSNMKYKTTDQSTEFLSFQDASSLYRNILEKERELQQLGITEYLRKNIAQLQPDMEVHYPGAHEELKLMETLMYSRPRKVLVEQTKNEYFELKANLHAEPDYLEVLEQQT, encoded by the coding sequence ATGAAGCTGTGGATTCATCTCTTATATTCATCTCTCCTTGCCTGTATATCTTCACAGTCCGAATCTCCAATGTCCTCAGCCAGAGGTTCTTGTGATTCTCTTTGCAACTGTGAGGAAAAAGACGGTGCAATGCTAATAAATTGTGAAGAAAAAGGTATCAAGAAGTTATCTCAAATAAGTGTGCCACCATCACGACCTTTCCACCTAAGTTTATTAAATAATGGCTTGACAATGCTTCACACAAATGACTTTTCTGGGCTTACCAATGCTATCTCAATACATCTTGGATTTAACAATATTGCAGATATTGAGACTGGTGCATTTAATGGCCTTGGCCTTCTTAAGCAACTTCATATCAATCACAATTCTTTAGAAATTCTGAAAGAGGATACCTTCCATGGACTGGAAAACCTGGAATTCCTACAAGCAGATAACAATTTCATTACAGTGATTGAACCAAGTGCCTTTAGCAAGCTCAACAGACTTAAAGTgttaattttaaatgacaatgCTATTGAGAGTCTCCCTCCAAACATATTTCGGTTCGTTCCTTTAACCCATCTAGATCTTCGTGGAAATCAGTTGCAAACATTGCCTTATGTTGGTTTTTTAGAACACATTGGCCGAATATTGGATCTCCAGTTGGAGGACAATAAGTGGGTCTGTAATTGTGACTTATTAGAGCTAAAAATTTGGTTGGAAAACATGCCTCCGCAGTCTGTAATTGGTGATGTCGTATGTAACAGCCCTCCATTTTTCAAAGGAAGCATACTAAGCAGACTAAAAAAGGAATCAATATGTCCCACTCCGCCAGTGTATGAAGAACACGAGGATCCATCAGGATCATTACATCTGGCAGTGACGTCCTCAATAAGTGATAGTCGCATGTCAACCAAGACAACATCCCTTTTGAAACCAGCCACCAAAGCACCAGTTTTGATAccctatattacaaagccattcACTCAACTTCCAGGACCCTACTGTCCTATTCCCTGTAACTGCAAAGTACTATCCCCATCAGGACTTCTAGTACATTGTCAAGAGCGCAATATTGAAAGCTTATCAGATCTAAAACCTCCTCCACAAAATCCTAGAAAGCTTGTTCTAGCAGGAAATATTATCCATACATTAGTGAAGTCTGATCTAGTGGAATATTTCACTTTGGAAATGCTTCACTTGGGAAACAATCGTATTGAGGTTCTTGAGGAAGGATCATTTATGAATCTAACAAGATTGCAAAAGCTCTATCTAAACGGTAACCATCTGACCAAATTAAGTAGAGGCATGTTCCTTGGTCTCCACAACCTTGAGTACTTGTATCTTGAATACAATGCAGTTAAGGAAATATTACCAGGAACCTTTAACCCAATGCCTAAACTTAAAGTCCTCTATTTAAATAATAACCTCCTACAAGTTTTACCACCACATATTTTTTCAGGGGTTTCCCTAATGAGGATAAACCTTAAAACAAACCAGTTTACCCATCTCCCTGTAAGTAATATCTTGGATGACCTTGATTTATTGACTCAGATCGACCTTGAGGACAATCCCTGGGATTGCTCCTGTGACCTGGTTGGATTGCAACAATGGCTACAAAAATTGAGTAAAAACACGGTAACAGATGACATCCTCTGCACTTCTCCAGAGCACCTGGACAAAAAGGAACTGAAAGCACTAACTAGTGAACTCCTTTGCCCAGGTTTAGTCAATAACCCATCCCTGCCAACTCAAACTAGTTATATAATTGTCAGTACTCCTACAACCACAACTACAGCTGATACCATTTTAAGATCTCTTACTGATGCTGTACCACTATCTGTCCTAATATTAGGGCTGCTGATTGTGTTCATAACCATTGTGTTCTGTGCTGCAGGGATAGTGGTTCTTGTTCTCCACCGCAggagaagatacaaaaagaaacaagcagaTGAGCAGATGAGAGACAACAGTCCGGTCCATCTTCAATACAGTATGTATGGCCATAAAACAACTCACCACACTACTGAAAGACCCACAGCATCACTCTATGAGCAGCACATGGTGAGTCCCATGGTTCATGTCTATAGAAGTCCATCCTTTGGCCCAAAGcatttggaagaggaagaagaaagaaatgagaaagacgGAAGTGAGGTGAAACATCTCCAAAGAAGTCTTTTGGAGCGGGAAAATCATTCACCACTCACAGGgtcaaatatgaaatacaaaaccACAGACCAATCAACTGAATTTTTATCCTTTCAGGATGCCAGTTCATTATACAGgaacattttagagaaagaaagagaacttcaGCAGCTGGGAATCACAGAATACCTAAGGAAGAACATTGCTCAACTCCAGCCTGACATGGAGGTCCATTATCCTGGAGCTCACGAAGAGTTAAAGTTAATGGAGACTTTGATGTACTCAAGGCCAAGGAAGGTATTAGTGGAACAGactaaaaatgagtattttgagCTTAAAGCTAACTTACATGCTGAACCTGACTACTTAGAAGTCCTGGAGCAACAAACATAG